Genomic DNA from uncultured Desulfuromusa sp.:
TCCCCCAACTTAAACCATTAAGGAGATTTAACAGCAGGATGTCCATGGCAACTCCGCAGAACAAGAATCAAAATAAATGTAGCGGGAGGATCGCTTCCCCCCGCCACCAGATCAACATACAGACTGATGCTGATTTTCATTACATGGCACAACCAGTGTCAGCAACAGCCGGAGTGACATCCACACCTTTGAAGATTTTTATCGGCTTGAGAATACGATGCTTGTAAGCAGGATCTGCAGCCGTCTGTCCCCAGTGTGCGTCGGTCACAGCTTGATGGTCACCTTTACGAAATTCGATCATGCCTGTTGGCAATTCGATTTTCAAACCTTCCAAAGCATTCACGATTGCCATTTTATCAATAGAACCGGCTTTTTCAGCTGCAGCCTTATAAGCATAAACAGCACTGTAAGCTCCGTGGGCATTATAGGAAGGATAAGCTCCGAACTCTTTGAAATAGTTATTGGCAAAGCTATTGTTCATCGGTGAATCATTAGCCAGGAACCAGTAACGAGTACCGACCCACAAACCTTCCGGCATTTTGTCTCCCAAAGCCGTCAAGACTTCCGTTGCTCCACCCAGAGACATCAATACTTTAAAATCTCCGTTAAAAAATCCCATGCTGCTGGCTTGGCGGACAAAATCAATCAGGTTTCCACCCCAAAGTGAAATGAAAACCCCATCAGGTTTACTTCCCATAACTTTAGTAATATAAGGGCTGAAATCGGTGGTTTTAAATGGTGGAAACGCAACTTGATCTTTAGGCAGGAAATTGGCTGCCGGGTTCAGTTCTTTCAGATAGTTCTCAAAATATTCCCAAGACTGATGCCCAAACGCATAATCAGGACCAACAGTTGTCCATTTTTTTGCCCCGGTTTCCTTGGCAATTAAGGCAGCGGCTTTGACATTCTGAGCCAGATTCAGAGAAATTCGGAAGGTGTATTTGTTACAGACGCTGCCGGTGACATCCGGTGTCGCAGCATGAGTAATAATTAAAGGTGTTTTCATCTGTTCAATAGAGGGAACAACCGTTTTTGCCACACCACTGGAATCAAGACCAATTAAAATATCGACTTTGTCCTGATAGACCAATTTTCTGATGGCCCGCAAGGCGACATCAGCTTTGCCGGTTGAGTCCTCAAAATATCCCTCAACCTGCTGGCCGTTAATTCCACCCGATGCGTTGATTTCCTTTATGGCCAGTTCAGCACCCTGCTTTGCAAACTGGCCATAGGCCGACAAAGGTCCGGACATAATATAGGTGAAACCAATTTTTGCCGCCGTGGCCGCATGCGCCCCAATAAAAGAAGTTAGAACAAAAGACAGTGCAATCAGGATACCGAAAATTTTCTTCTTCATTTTTCCTCCTCTTAATTTTGGATGTTAGTTGTCCTGAGCCATGCCCCTCCTCATTTTTGAAACGGTGTTTTCATAATAATAAACAGAAGTTTTGCCATGTCAATCGCTAATGAGAAAAGTTCCTGTAGATTTGCCTATGGACATTTCCTGATGTCTAAGCTTTGCAGGTATCTCAGGGTGTCACTATTGAGTTGAAAGTGCATGGCAATATCAGCATTTTGTGTCACATGCAGTGCCGTCATGCCCTTCCTCTCTTATTTTCTGAATAGGTGAATCCGCCTTTTTCAACAAGATTCCGATAAAGATAGTCACAAGAAAGAGGACATTCAAGAATTAAAAGGTGTTTTACTTTGTCATATTTATGATTGACGCCTCTGGGTTAAAAAAGGAAACTAAGCCAATCTTAGATTGGCGCTCCCTGCAACGGACTCAAAAGGATTGCAAATGATCTATC
This window encodes:
- a CDS encoding ABC transporter substrate-binding protein, whose protein sequence is MKKKIFGILIALSFVLTSFIGAHAATAAKIGFTYIMSGPLSAYGQFAKQGAELAIKEINASGGINGQQVEGYFEDSTGKADVALRAIRKLVYQDKVDILIGLDSSGVAKTVVPSIEQMKTPLIITHAATPDVTGSVCNKYTFRISLNLAQNVKAAALIAKETGAKKWTTVGPDYAFGHQSWEYFENYLKELNPAANFLPKDQVAFPPFKTTDFSPYITKVMGSKPDGVFISLWGGNLIDFVRQASSMGFFNGDFKVLMSLGGATEVLTALGDKMPEGLWVGTRYWFLANDSPMNNSFANNYFKEFGAYPSYNAHGAYSAVYAYKAAAEKAGSIDKMAIVNALEGLKIELPTGMIEFRKGDHQAVTDAHWGQTAADPAYKHRILKPIKIFKGVDVTPAVADTGCAM